Proteins encoded by one window of Flavobacterium sp. N502540:
- a CDS encoding adenine phosphoribosyltransferase, with protein sequence MQIKKYIRDIQGFPKKEILFKDITPLLNDPIARKETVHILAESLKGQKIDKVVGAESRGFFFGILLAQELDAGFVPVRKPNKLPYDTISASYELEYGTDSLEMHTDAIKKGDRVLIHDDVLATGGTAKAVCELVEQLGGEIVQCNFLMELGFLNGREKISNYPIFAAINY encoded by the coding sequence ATGCAGATTAAAAAATATATACGTGATATTCAAGGATTTCCGAAAAAAGAAATTTTGTTCAAAGACATCACTCCGTTGCTAAATGACCCAATTGCGAGAAAAGAAACCGTTCATATTCTGGCGGAATCTTTAAAAGGGCAAAAAATCGATAAAGTGGTGGGAGCCGAAAGTCGTGGTTTTTTCTTTGGGATATTACTGGCACAGGAATTAGACGCGGGCTTTGTTCCCGTAAGGAAGCCAAATAAGCTGCCATACGACACGATTTCGGCTTCGTACGAACTCGAATACGGCACAGACAGTTTAGAGATGCACACAGACGCCATAAAGAAAGGAGACAGGGTTTTGATTCACGATGATGTTTTGGCCACAGGAGGAACCGCAAAAGCCGTTTGTGAATTGGTAGAACAACTAGGAGGGGAGATCGTACAATGCAACTTCCTGATGGAGCTTGGCTTTTTAAACGGAAGAGAGAAAATTAGCAACTATCCAATATTTGCTGCGATCAACTATTAA